The genomic segment AGAGAAGATAAAGAATTCTTTGAAAAGAATTAGTATGAATTTCTATGTaaaattttcttcttcttttatttctttctttttgcaggCTTCTTTAGGCACAACAAAATACTGCAGTTACTTCCTCAAAAGTATGCAGTGTCCCAAACCTGATTGTATGTACCTACATGAGTTGGGGGATGAAGCAGCTAGCTTTACTAAAGAGGAGATGCAGgtacacttttttttccccctcttcccACAATGAGAGTCGGTTGTGGTTTAAAGCACCTTTTTGACTCATGTTATGCTGTTTTTTCAGGCAGGAAAACATCAAGAGTATGAGCAAAAACTCCTCCAAGACCTCTATAAAATTAACCCTAGCTTTCTACAACCTCCAGCTTGTggaacagaaaagtcaaagaGTAAATCCAACTCCACACAGAGGTTggtatttattaatatttttatttgttgtatttttattatttactcacAGTGCAGGGTGGTTAATTTCTGTCCTGCTTTGTAACAGAACCAACAGTAGCAATGGTAAAGATGGGTGGCCGACACTGTCAGGGCATAACAAGCTGTCCAACGGGCTTTCAGAAGACCGCAAGTCCCCTCCACTGCTAGACTATCTAGACCAAGAAGCTATTACTTCAGATGGGCTAGAAACAGAGCTGGGTCCAGGCCAGCGTACTGCCTTGTCCCCCTTCTCCTCTAACTGTGACAGTAACAGGTACATGGGTTTTTCCTCAGGAAAAGGACTTGCATGTTATTGAATAAAAcaattgtgtatttattttgcaatgatctttttttttccctgtcttTATGTAAATTTTCTACCTGCAGTCCCAGTGACAAACCTCCAGAGTCTATCGGCATGGTAAATGGCGAGACTTTACAACAGGTAATACAGCATTAACCAACCtctgtggttgttttgtttaaatataAATCTGAGTATGAACCAGCAGTAATAAGGACAACTTCacaaacattttcttctttcttgtttttttttttttctttttcttttttaataaagatACCCACAAGTGACTCGCCCTCCCCTCCCCCGGGTTTAACTAAGCCCAGCCTGGTAGTGCCCATCAGCATGTCAGACATCACAGCCCGTTCGCCCTTTGAGGGTGCTGCGGCTGAGTCCCAGTCACTCTTTTCAGACAACAGTAACTTCAGACATCCAAACCCCCTCCCTGCTGGTTTGCCACCCTTCCCCAGCTCCCCTCGCGGCAGTTCCGACTGGCCTATGACCCCTGAACCACAGAGCCTCTTCACATCAGGTAGAATAACACCATGTTTAATCTAGCTGTCAAACATTTTGATTACCTCCATCTGCTGTATTCTGAATATTTGTTTTCTAAACAATGAGCCCATATGACTAATGTAGGTAATGTAATAAGCAGCAAAATGCTAGGGCACAAGTTGCACttacattttaatgtatttaatatcTATTCAAGCTCAAACGTATAAGATtattgaaaaaagttgaatttgCATGTAAGGAAATTTCAAAGCTATTGCAGGTGTAATCTCATCTAAGTTTATCTGGTAGTCCAAGTTTTGTGTCTCCTATAACCTCTGTGTTTTCTCTCCCTTCAGACACAATACCAGTGTCGTCCTCCACAGACTGGCAGGCGGCCTTTGGCTTTGGCTCGTCCAGCAAACAGCAGGATGATGACCTGGGCTTTGATCCTTTCGATGTGACTCGCAAGGCTTTGGCTGACCTGATAGAGAAGGAGTTGTCAGTACAGGATCAGAGCCCTTCATCCCCAGGGCCCCTCATCCAGGGGAGCAACCATGGACCCAGCCTGCCACCCTCCAACCCTAACCCCAGCGCTTCCCATCACTTCCCCAGTGGCCTCCCACGTGTCCCACAGCACCACAGAACCATCTACAGCTCCTTCAGTTTCCCCAGCACTCACAACAGCCAGGCCAGTCAGCAGCAGCCAGCTGCCAGACACCCCTGGTTGGGCGTGCCCACACGGAATAACCTCACACACTTGAACCACTCAGCCAGTGCTGCCTCACACAGTAATTTCCTGGACCTGAATCTGCCGCCTCAGCACAACACAGGGCTGGGAGGGATCCCCATCTCAGGTACCAGACCCGTGGGTCACTTTGGCACCTTTCTGTGTCACATTGCAGTAGTGCATGTTAAAACAGAGAATAGACTATAGCTATTTAATTTCACAGCACATGTGTGCTGCGACATGGCATTATGATACTTGTTTTGATTAGcttgtattgatttttttttttttttttttctgctggcaGATGCAGTTTTGTACTTAACCACAAAAACACCTGAGGAGCTGACATGTCTGTTTACTTCTCTCTTGCAGAAAACAGCAGCTCTATAGACGGCTTAAATGTGAAAGAGTGGCAGGATGGTCTCAGGGCTCTTCTGCCCAACATCAATATCAACTTTGGGGGCCTCCCAAATTCctcgtcctcttcctcctcctcatcctccaacAGTGTTAACCACATTGGTGGGCCAGCTGGACCAGCAGGCATGTCGCACAGCCTGAGCTGGGACGGCACAGGCAGTTGGATGGACCCCGCTATTATTACAGGTTGGCAGTTAGTTCACAGCAACATTTCAGATCttttatgaagcaaaaatcCAAAATAACTGGTTtgggcttttgtttgtttgaaattATTGTTTAGTCCTAAAGATTCTTAAAGATTGGTCtgtaaaaacatcagaaaagaGTCAAGAATCCTTAGTCCTCCTCAAATTGCCTTTATCTAATCAAAGATACCCCAAAGGAAAATCATTGGCACTATTAGTGAAATTACTTGATATTTAACATGATAAAGGCTGACACCTTTAAGCAAGTTTAAAACTGGGTGCATACAAATCATGGATGAGTTATTAGattcttgttttgatttgtcTTTCGTGGTAATGGAAATCAAGTTGTTATTATCTTTCGCCAAATCATAATTGTAGGCAGTCATTTTCCATCTAGTAGTAAGGATGAGTAGTTTGGTATGATGTTTGATTTGAATGTCAAACATATCCTGGGAAATTCCATCAGCGTATTTAGCAGAATAATAGCAAGGAAAAAGCACCATAAATATTTTACAGGCATCAAAATGCTTCCTCATTTTCACTATCGTAGAAGTGGGTAAAAACAACTGGCACAATGTGGTCATTTATGACATTTTTAAGCAGAGGGAGGAGCGCAAGTGACAAGCTCACACAAGACTAACCTTGGAGTTCTGAAATTTTTAGACAGCTTTGGATGACAAAATGAAGAAAGTATGaagaatttcatttttttagcaTAAAGCG from the Oreochromis niloticus isolate F11D_XX linkage group LG7, O_niloticus_UMD_NMBU, whole genome shotgun sequence genome contains:
- the cnot4a gene encoding CCR4-NOT transcription complex subunit 4 codes for the protein MSHSPEMKDDPMECPLCMEPLEIDDVNFFPCTCGYQICRFCWHRIRTDENGLCPACRKPYPEDPAVYKPLSQEEIQRIKNEKKQKQNEKKQKVTENRKHLASVRVVQRNLVFVVGLSQRLADPEVLKRPEYFGRFGKIHKVVINNSTSYAGSQGPSASAYVTYIRSEDALRAIQCVNNVVVDGRTLKASLGTTKYCSYFLKSMQCPKPDCMYLHELGDEAASFTKEEMQAGKHQEYEQKLLQDLYKINPSFLQPPACGTEKSKSKSNSTQRTNSSNGKDGWPTLSGHNKLSNGLSEDRKSPPLLDYLDQEAITSDGLETELGPGQRTALSPFSSNCDSNSPSDKPPESIGMVNGETLQQIPTSDSPSPPPGLTKPSLVVPISMSDITARSPFEGAAAESQSLFSDNSNFRHPNPLPAGLPPFPSSPRGSSDWPMTPEPQSLFTSDTIPVSSSTDWQAAFGFGSSSKQQDDDLGFDPFDVTRKALADLIEKELSVQDQSPSSPGPLIQGSNHGPSLPPSNPNPSASHHFPSGLPRVPQHHRTIYSSFSFPSTHNSQASQQQPAARHPWLGVPTRNNLTHLNHSASAASHSNFLDLNLPPQHNTGLGGIPISENSSSIDGLNVKEWQDGLRALLPNININFGGLPNSSSSSSSSSSNSVNHIGGPAGPAGMSHSLSWDGTGSWMDPAIITGIPASAGNSLDCLQDDNPPHWLKSLQALTEMDGPASSAMPTPQPLHSSLLDAHIPLHHRAAAGWAPYLPPPTANPASQFHSPPPGFQTAFRPPGQPSTELLQSAAVDRH